In the Neochlamydia sp. AcF84 genome, one interval contains:
- the radC gene encoding DNA repair protein RadC, with the protein MNKPLEGYTIQQMPIEERPRERLLQHGPEAISSAELIAIVLGSGTKGCSVLRIGQELLMRFGTLQKFAEASIEELQQVKGLGLAKAIQLKAALNLGLRASRQAIDQSFRIVTPLHAYNYIKDELEYAKVEHIVVILQDRKGYVLSHHLVALGTLSHAPIHPRDIFHPVIRHQAASLILVHNHPSGDPTPSSEDLEVTKSLIQAARLVDITINDHLIIGRGRYISLRQNHKNLWDIR; encoded by the coding sequence ATGAATAAGCCACTAGAAGGATATACCATTCAGCAAATGCCTATAGAAGAAAGGCCTCGAGAGAGGCTTTTGCAGCATGGCCCTGAAGCTATATCTTCGGCAGAATTGATAGCAATTGTCTTAGGCAGTGGGACTAAAGGCTGCTCGGTTTTGCGCATAGGGCAAGAGCTGCTCATGCGTTTTGGTACTTTGCAAAAGTTTGCTGAGGCCTCCATTGAAGAACTCCAGCAAGTCAAAGGCTTAGGACTTGCTAAAGCTATACAATTAAAAGCCGCCTTAAATTTAGGTTTACGAGCCTCAAGACAGGCGATTGATCAAAGCTTTAGAATTGTTACACCCTTGCACGCTTATAACTACATTAAAGATGAATTAGAATATGCCAAAGTTGAGCATATTGTAGTCATTTTGCAGGATAGAAAAGGTTATGTGCTCTCTCATCATCTTGTAGCCTTAGGAACTCTCTCTCACGCCCCTATTCATCCTAGAGATATTTTTCATCCAGTGATCCGTCATCAAGCTGCCAGCTTAATCTTAGTGCATAATCATCCTAGTGGCGATCCCACTCCTTCTTCAGAAGACCTTGAGGTAACTAAATCCCTCATCCAAGCTGCACGCTTGGTCGATATAACTATCAACGATCATCTCATCATAGGGCGAGGCCGCTATATTTCTTTGAGGCAGA